A section of the Methanocella sp. genome encodes:
- a CDS encoding NAD(P)/FAD-dependent oxidoreductase, with translation MEFDVVVVGAGPAGSMAAKYAAKNGARTLLIEEHAVIGSPVSCTGHISVKALKECELPEGNFINKRIRGAFVYAPDNRSIPIDGKRTMTYVVERKIMDREMAKAATKAGADVWLDTAVRSVKKVPGGVVLEAVSDGKKTEIPARVVIGADGVKSRIAKSVGLGHIPHVCTGIQVEADYEPRDEEFVEIFLGHYYVPKYFAWAVPTSGECCRIGLNADSDAHVYLDRLLSEHEVVSKKARGAVDLIMGGIPVGTLKSTVTDGVLIVGDAAGHVKPVSYGGIYMGTRCAKIAGEVAAKAALEGDVRAARLREYERRWRGEFGNELMFGLKFRQIFGRMTDEDLNEAIAALDDPDILNMITQYGDIDRPSVLARQFLGLSTRERVWRFVKLFARVFI, from the coding sequence ATGGAATTTGATGTAGTGGTCGTAGGCGCGGGCCCCGCGGGCTCGATGGCCGCAAAGTACGCCGCGAAGAACGGCGCCAGGACACTGCTCATCGAGGAGCATGCCGTGATAGGCTCTCCTGTCTCTTGCACCGGCCACATCAGCGTCAAGGCACTTAAGGAATGCGAGCTGCCCGAGGGCAATTTTATTAACAAGCGTATCCGGGGAGCTTTCGTCTATGCGCCCGATAATCGCTCTATACCCATCGATGGTAAGCGCACCATGACCTACGTCGTCGAGCGCAAGATCATGGACCGCGAAATGGCTAAAGCAGCTACGAAGGCGGGCGCCGACGTGTGGCTTGATACGGCCGTGCGCTCGGTTAAAAAAGTGCCCGGAGGCGTAGTGCTGGAAGCGGTCAGCGACGGTAAAAAGACGGAGATACCGGCGAGGGTCGTCATCGGCGCGGATGGAGTTAAAAGCCGCATCGCGAAGAGCGTCGGGCTGGGCCATATCCCCCATGTCTGTACGGGCATCCAGGTTGAAGCCGACTATGAGCCCCGGGATGAGGAGTTCGTCGAGATATTTTTGGGACATTATTACGTGCCAAAATATTTCGCCTGGGCGGTGCCCACGTCAGGCGAATGCTGCCGAATCGGCCTGAACGCGGACAGCGACGCGCACGTTTATCTCGACCGGCTGTTGAGCGAGCACGAGGTCGTCTCGAAGAAGGCCCGTGGGGCTGTCGACCTCATCATGGGCGGCATACCCGTAGGAACGCTCAAGAGCACAGTGACCGACGGCGTCCTCATCGTAGGGGACGCGGCAGGACACGTGAAGCCCGTATCCTATGGCGGCATCTACATGGGCACACGGTGCGCCAAAATTGCCGGAGAAGTGGCCGCGAAGGCCGCCCTGGAAGGCGACGTCCGGGCGGCCCGGCTCAGGGAATACGAGCGCCGCTGGCGCGGCGAGTTCGGCAACGAGCTCATGTTCGGGCTCAAGTTCAGGCAGATCTTCGGCAGGATGACGGACGAGGACCTGAACGAGGCCATCGCGGCCCTGGACGACCCCGATATTCTGAACATGATCACGCAGTACGGCGACATTGACCGCCCCTCCGTCCTCGCCCGGCAATTCCTGGGCCTGTCGACCAGGGAGCGCGTCTGGCGCTTCGTCAAGCTGTTCGCCCGGGTGTTCATTTAG
- a CDS encoding PEP/pyruvate-binding domain-containing protein: protein MAFQPTSRMVVFGAGTTAEALPQEFGNKAAVLVKMASLGIPVPPGFALGVTICDDYYRNNEVLPDYVDEMLKRGISHLEKATGLTFGSGRRPLLVSVRSGAPISMPGIMDTMLNIGLNREIIQGLIYMSGNPRFAWDTYRRYLENFGTIVLGYEGSKFQAILHEIMEDVGVTDETALDFKSLKLITGRYEAMLQRNGGPKFPENVYDQLRAASIAVLRSWNSPRAANFRRLNLVGAARGTAVTVQAMVFGNMGRFSGAGVAFSRNPWTGGKELVVDYKLGAQGEDVVSGSQGASTQKEMAHLMPEAYRDLQAVATRLEQYFKDMQDIEFTVQEARLFILQSRSGKRSPYAALRIAVEMVDEGLITPKVALRLLEGVDIDSIIIQRLNASGEPLGAGISASVGVAAGRIALTCERAEEDSARSPVILVRETASPDDIAGIKAAGGLLTARGARTSHAAVVARQMGKVCVVNCADLSIDLARHRINIGKAMLHEGDEITLDGSSGLVYAGHLSTTTEKPVDLLAKVAKWRKKKT, encoded by the coding sequence ATGGCTTTCCAGCCCACCTCCCGCATGGTCGTTTTCGGGGCCGGCACGACGGCCGAGGCCTTACCCCAGGAATTCGGGAACAAGGCCGCAGTCCTGGTCAAAATGGCATCGCTGGGCATACCCGTGCCTCCCGGGTTCGCGCTCGGGGTCACCATCTGCGACGACTACTACCGGAATAACGAAGTGCTGCCCGATTATGTGGATGAGATGCTAAAGCGGGGGATCTCGCACCTGGAAAAAGCGACGGGCCTGACTTTCGGGAGCGGCCGGCGTCCCCTGCTCGTCTCCGTCCGGTCTGGGGCCCCCATTTCCATGCCGGGTATCATGGACACGATGCTGAATATCGGCCTCAACCGCGAGATCATCCAGGGCCTTATTTACATGTCAGGTAACCCCCGGTTCGCCTGGGACACCTACCGCCGCTATCTGGAAAACTTCGGGACGATCGTTCTGGGCTACGAAGGGAGTAAGTTCCAGGCGATCCTGCACGAGATAATGGAGGACGTAGGCGTTACGGACGAGACGGCGCTGGACTTCAAGAGCCTGAAGCTGATCACCGGCCGCTATGAGGCAATGCTCCAGCGTAATGGGGGGCCGAAATTTCCCGAGAACGTCTACGACCAGCTCCGGGCGGCCTCGATCGCCGTGCTGCGCTCCTGGAATAGTCCCCGCGCCGCGAATTTTCGGCGCCTGAACCTCGTCGGGGCCGCCCGCGGGACTGCGGTGACCGTCCAGGCCATGGTCTTCGGGAACATGGGCCGGTTCTCGGGCGCCGGCGTCGCTTTTTCACGGAACCCGTGGACTGGCGGCAAGGAGCTCGTCGTGGACTATAAGCTCGGCGCCCAGGGCGAGGACGTCGTCTCGGGCAGCCAGGGGGCGTCCACGCAGAAGGAGATGGCCCATCTCATGCCCGAGGCGTACCGTGACCTCCAGGCCGTGGCAACGCGGCTCGAGCAGTACTTCAAGGATATGCAGGACATCGAGTTCACGGTCCAGGAGGCCCGGCTGTTCATCCTGCAGAGCCGCTCGGGAAAACGCAGCCCATACGCGGCGCTCCGGATCGCTGTGGAGATGGTGGACGAGGGCCTGATCACGCCGAAAGTGGCTCTGAGGCTGCTGGAGGGCGTGGATATCGACTCGATCATCATCCAGCGATTAAACGCGTCCGGTGAGCCCCTCGGCGCGGGCATCTCGGCATCGGTTGGCGTGGCCGCAGGCAGGATCGCGCTGACGTGCGAGCGGGCAGAGGAAGATTCGGCAAGATCGCCCGTCATCCTGGTGCGGGAGACTGCATCTCCCGACGACATCGCGGGCATCAAGGCCGCGGGCGGCTTGCTGACGGCCCGTGGCGCCAGGACGTCCCACGCGGCTGTCGTGGCCCGCCAGATGGGAAAGGTATGCGTCGTGAACTGTGCGGACCTTTCCATCGACCTGGCTCGCCACAGGATAAACATCGGGAAGGCCATGCTCCATGAGGGCGACGAGATCACGCTGGACGGGTCGTCCGGCCTGGTCTATGCAGGGCACTTGTCGACGACGACGGAAAAGCCCGTCGACCTGCTCGCCAAAGTGGCGAAATGGCGGAAGAAAAAAACATGA
- a CDS encoding DUF3795 domain-containing protein — protein sequence MPEKRYDSFSVKYNMAAPCGIYCGYCRLYLSREKGLKKGCQGCRIQNKNCAFLMKACIQDKNSTVKFCFECEIFPCDNLKKLDRKYNKKYNTSLIKNLERIQQVGPDAWLEELREAWTCPSCGGRLCLHDAKCYDCGAPLIRE from the coding sequence ATGCCTGAGAAGCGATATGATAGTTTTTCCGTAAAATATAATATGGCCGCCCCATGCGGCATTTACTGCGGCTATTGCCGGCTATATCTGTCGAGGGAAAAAGGCCTTAAGAAAGGCTGTCAGGGGTGCAGGATACAGAATAAGAACTGCGCCTTCTTAATGAAAGCCTGTATCCAGGATAAGAACAGCACTGTCAAGTTTTGTTTTGAGTGTGAGATATTCCCCTGTGACAATTTAAAAAAGCTGGATAGAAAATACAATAAAAAATACAATACGAGCCTGATCAAGAACCTTGAAAGGATCCAGCAGGTCGGCCCGGATGCCTGGCTCGAAGAGCTCCGGGAGGCATGGACGTGTCCCTCGTGCGGCGGGCGCCTGTGCCTGCACGATGCTAAGTGCTACGACTGTGGTGCGCCGCTTATCAGGGAATGA
- a CDS encoding FAD-dependent oxidoreductase gives MIFEVAHEQAGRPMVWETAVSEVVPRTKDVKSFRFPKPEGFQYKAGQWMYINIRIEGVQKLHHFTISSSPTENYIEFTKKITDSQYSQALDKMKPGDWAKINAPFGEFTLGGENEKIGALTGGIGITPLMSICRYCTDKKLPTSIVMLYSNKTENEIVFKDELDEIQKMNPNIVIKNVLTREPEWKGLKGHIDADMIKAQIPDYKERVFYICGPPSLNQAMKKALEGLNLREDRIKLEEFTGYQ, from the coding sequence ATGATCTTTGAAGTTGCACACGAGCAGGCCGGCAGGCCAATGGTCTGGGAGACGGCCGTATCGGAAGTCGTCCCACGCACGAAGGACGTGAAGAGTTTCCGCTTTCCGAAGCCGGAAGGCTTCCAGTATAAGGCGGGCCAGTGGATGTACATCAACATCCGCATCGAGGGCGTGCAAAAGCTGCACCACTTTACGATCTCCAGCAGCCCGACGGAGAATTACATCGAATTCACGAAGAAGATAACGGATAGCCAGTATTCGCAGGCCCTGGATAAGATGAAGCCCGGCGACTGGGCCAAGATCAACGCCCCCTTCGGCGAGTTCACACTGGGCGGTGAAAACGAAAAGATTGGGGCCCTGACGGGCGGGATCGGGATCACGCCTTTAATGAGCATTTGCCGGTACTGCACGGATAAGAAGCTCCCGACAAGCATCGTCATGCTCTACTCGAACAAGACGGAGAACGAGATCGTTTTCAAGGATGAGCTCGATGAAATTCAGAAGATGAACCCGAATATCGTCATCAAGAACGTGCTTACGCGGGAGCCGGAATGGAAAGGGCTAAAGGGGCATATCGACGCCGATATGATAAAAGCGCAGATACCTGACTATAAAGAGCGTGTGTTTTATATTTGCGGGCCTCCAAGCCTGAACCAGGCGATGAAAAAGGCGCTGGAAGGGCTGAATTTACGGGAAGACCGGATTAAGCTCGAAGAATTTACCGGCTATCAATAA
- a CDS encoding TIGR04084 family radical SAM/SPASM domain-containing protein: MKSSISESIIRGVRGQGARSEDAVMNFFITLTTACDLQCRYCYGECCDDFDESGDHEDIDYSLPRDLGCESAALKSFIEKDPDATLIFYGGEPLLNIKKMYELMDTLPARRFMLHTNGTMLHKVKPEYLNRLHTISISLDGDEALTDYDRGEGVYQKIMANARLIRKNGFKGETIARMTVTEDCDIYSQALYLLNNPDFCFDSVHWQLNALFWKNDYQRRHFAQWAKDSYNPGIDLLIKEWVRVMREEGKVLRMYPFMSVMRSMLLHEKTLLRCGAGWAEFNIQTDGKISPCPVMSGMKAYYAGDIASDHPLKLKQTLISGPCKGCDILNICGGRCLYANVTVKWGDAGFKEVCATIKNMVSGLLAVLPEIRQLIKEGKISLRDFEHTKFNSCEIIP; this comes from the coding sequence ATCAAATCGTCTATCAGTGAGTCCATTATAAGAGGAGTCCGGGGACAGGGAGCCCGCTCAGAGGATGCGGTCATGAACTTTTTCATCACGCTGACGACGGCCTGTGATCTTCAGTGCCGCTACTGCTATGGCGAGTGCTGCGACGACTTCGACGAGTCTGGCGACCACGAGGACATCGATTATTCTTTGCCCCGGGACCTGGGCTGCGAGTCGGCGGCCCTGAAGTCCTTTATCGAAAAAGACCCTGATGCCACACTCATCTTTTACGGCGGTGAGCCGCTCCTGAATATTAAAAAGATGTACGAGCTCATGGATACGCTGCCCGCCAGGCGCTTCATGCTCCACACCAATGGGACGATGCTACACAAGGTAAAGCCGGAGTACCTGAACCGTCTTCACACGATATCGATCTCCCTCGACGGCGACGAGGCCCTAACAGACTACGATCGGGGCGAGGGCGTCTACCAGAAGATCATGGCCAACGCCCGGCTTATTCGCAAGAATGGCTTTAAAGGCGAGACCATCGCCAGGATGACTGTGACCGAGGACTGCGACATCTACAGCCAGGCCTTATACTTGTTGAATAATCCTGATTTTTGTTTTGACAGTGTCCACTGGCAGCTGAATGCGCTTTTCTGGAAGAACGACTACCAGCGCCGCCACTTCGCGCAGTGGGCTAAGGATAGCTATAACCCTGGCATCGACCTTCTCATTAAAGAATGGGTCCGCGTAATGAGGGAAGAGGGTAAAGTCCTGAGAATGTACCCGTTCATGTCCGTCATGCGCTCGATGCTGCTCCATGAAAAAACGCTTCTCCGCTGCGGCGCCGGCTGGGCGGAGTTCAACATCCAGACCGATGGGAAGATATCGCCATGCCCCGTAATGTCAGGTATGAAAGCTTATTATGCGGGCGACATCGCCTCGGACCATCCGTTGAAATTAAAGCAGACGCTCATTTCCGGCCCCTGTAAAGGCTGCGACATCCTGAACATCTGCGGTGGCCGCTGCCTCTATGCGAACGTGACCGTGAAGTGGGGAGACGCGGGATTCAAAGAAGTCTGTGCCACGATCAAGAACATGGTCAGCGGGCTCCTGGCCGTGCTGCCGGAGATCAGGCAGCTCATCAAAGAAGGAAAGATCAGCCTGCGGGACTTCGAGCACACGAAGTTCAACAGCTGCGAGATCATTCCCTGA